The following are from one region of the Rhizobacter sp. AJA081-3 genome:
- a CDS encoding glycosyltransferase → MSADTTPAVRPIGLLVKMFPKLSETFVLEEVLGLERLGVPLRLYTLAAPSDDVAHPVVAQVKAPVVQVPASLRADAGKLAWRHLRLLAQAPWRYVAALRAAAARGRQGLRDFARAGWLAGQLQDDGVAHLHTHFISSPADVAELVSAMSGVPFSISAHAKDIYLSRSTDLRRKMNAARFTVTCTEFNCRTLRRAAPQASVHRMYHGIDAGVFHPSRRAVPSLVPLLLSVGRLREKKGLDTLIEACRLLNGRGVPFRCEIVGYGEEQQRLAALIEAHRLGDQVQLIGKLTREQVIERYARAAVYVQPSRVAADGDRDGIPNVLLEAMAMGVPVVATRISGIPEVVQHHHNGLLVAAEDPAAMADAVQLLIDAPALGAQLGREARRTVTTNFDNDHNLRVVLGLLEAGHVHDEAPCALA, encoded by the coding sequence ATGAGCGCCGACACGACTCCGGCCGTGCGTCCGATCGGCCTGCTGGTGAAGATGTTCCCCAAGCTGTCCGAGACCTTCGTGCTCGAGGAGGTCCTGGGCCTGGAGCGCCTGGGTGTGCCGCTGCGTCTGTACACGCTGGCCGCGCCCTCCGACGACGTGGCGCACCCGGTGGTCGCACAGGTCAAGGCGCCGGTGGTGCAGGTGCCGGCCTCGCTGCGTGCCGATGCTGGAAAGCTGGCCTGGCGCCACCTGCGCCTGCTCGCCCAGGCCCCCTGGCGCTACGTCGCGGCGCTGCGTGCCGCCGCCGCCCGCGGCCGCCAGGGCCTGCGCGACTTCGCGCGCGCCGGCTGGCTGGCCGGGCAGCTGCAGGACGACGGCGTCGCGCACCTGCACACGCACTTCATCTCGTCGCCGGCCGACGTGGCTGAGCTGGTGTCGGCGATGAGCGGCGTGCCGTTCTCGATCTCGGCCCATGCCAAGGACATCTACCTGTCGCGCTCGACCGACCTGCGCCGCAAGATGAACGCGGCGCGTTTCACCGTCACCTGCACCGAGTTCAACTGTCGGACGCTGCGCCGCGCCGCGCCGCAGGCCAGCGTGCACCGCATGTACCACGGCATCGACGCCGGCGTGTTCCATCCGTCGCGGCGCGCCGTGCCCTCGCTGGTGCCGTTGCTGCTCAGCGTCGGCCGGCTGCGCGAGAAGAAGGGCCTGGACACGCTGATCGAGGCCTGCCGCCTGCTTAACGGCCGCGGCGTGCCGTTCCGCTGCGAGATCGTCGGCTACGGAGAGGAGCAGCAGCGCCTGGCCGCGCTGATCGAGGCGCACCGCCTGGGCGACCAGGTGCAGCTCATCGGCAAGCTCACGCGCGAGCAGGTCATCGAGCGCTACGCGCGCGCCGCCGTGTACGTGCAGCCCAGCCGCGTGGCCGCCGACGGCGACCGCGACGGCATCCCCAACGTGCTGCTGGAGGCCATGGCGATGGGCGTGCCGGTGGTGGCCACCCGCATCTCCGGCATTCCCGAGGTCGTGCAGCACCACCACAACGGCCTGCTCGTCGCGGCGGAAGACCCGGCGGCGATGGCCGATGCCGTGCAACTGCTGATCGATGCGCCGGCACTCGGTGCGCAGCTCGGCCGCGAGGCGCGCCGCACGGTGACGACGAACTTCGACAACGACCACAACCTGCGTGTCGTGCTCGGCCTGCTCGAGGCCGGCCATGTGCACGACGAGGCGCCCTGTGCGCTCGCCTGA
- a CDS encoding glycosyltransferase family 4 protein, giving the protein MTADRIAYVMNGFPRLSETFITHEIHQLERLGMALRLYSVKRENEPHVHPVVAAIRAPLTYLPRASSLTGSNLMGWLAGNLPAFGRAHLRVALRHPLRWAGTLGTALQLAWAHRGRDAQGRLRLRKVFIKEFLQAGEIAADVMKQGDVGHLHGHFCHGVATITWLAARMSARSYSFTAHAKDIYQAELNPGDLLERKMHGARFVATCTCANEQVLRARHPRPDEVHAIYHGLDTDWFKPAAGTEPQPRPLILSVGRLVEKKGFDQLVEACARLRDAGLDFECLIVGESGSASVAIAALIEARGLADRVRLHGPVTQAELRGIYARASLFALPCQVMEDGDRDGFPNVLAESMAMGVPVVSTAISGIPEMIDDGVHGLLVEPRDPAGLAQALRRVITDPALQRRLALAGRERICERFDSRRTTVALRDLFVAQLQRAQREAPALRAQRVAP; this is encoded by the coding sequence ATGACCGCCGACCGCATCGCCTACGTGATGAACGGCTTTCCGCGCCTGTCGGAGACCTTCATCACACACGAGATCCACCAGCTCGAACGCCTGGGCATGGCGCTGCGCCTGTACTCCGTCAAGCGCGAGAACGAGCCTCACGTGCACCCGGTGGTGGCGGCGATCCGCGCGCCGCTGACCTACCTGCCGCGCGCCAGCTCGCTCACCGGCTCGAACCTGATGGGCTGGCTGGCCGGCAACCTGCCCGCCTTCGGCCGCGCGCACCTGCGCGTGGCACTGCGCCACCCGCTGCGCTGGGCCGGCACACTGGGCACGGCACTGCAGCTCGCCTGGGCGCACCGCGGCCGCGACGCGCAGGGCCGGCTGCGCCTGCGCAAGGTGTTCATCAAGGAGTTCCTGCAGGCCGGCGAAATCGCCGCCGACGTGATGAAGCAGGGTGATGTCGGCCACCTGCACGGGCACTTTTGCCACGGGGTGGCCACCATCACCTGGCTGGCCGCGCGCATGAGCGCGCGCAGCTACAGCTTCACGGCGCATGCCAAGGACATCTACCAGGCAGAGCTCAACCCTGGCGACCTGCTCGAGCGCAAGATGCACGGCGCACGCTTTGTCGCCACCTGCACCTGCGCCAACGAGCAGGTGCTGCGCGCACGCCACCCGCGGCCCGACGAGGTGCACGCGATCTACCACGGCCTGGACACGGATTGGTTCAAGCCGGCGGCCGGCACCGAGCCGCAGCCGCGCCCGCTGATCCTGTCGGTGGGCCGACTTGTCGAGAAGAAGGGCTTCGACCAGCTCGTCGAGGCCTGCGCGCGGTTGCGCGACGCCGGCCTCGACTTCGAGTGCCTGATCGTCGGCGAGAGCGGCAGCGCCAGCGTCGCCATCGCCGCGCTGATCGAGGCGCGCGGCCTCGCCGACCGCGTGCGCCTGCACGGCCCGGTGACGCAGGCCGAGTTGCGCGGCATCTACGCGCGCGCCAGCCTGTTCGCGCTGCCCTGCCAGGTGATGGAAGACGGCGACCGCGACGGCTTCCCCAACGTGCTGGCCGAGTCGATGGCGATGGGCGTGCCGGTGGTCAGCACGGCGATCTCCGGCATTCCGGAGATGATCGACGACGGCGTGCACGGCCTGCTCGTCGAGCCGCGCGACCCGGCCGGACTGGCGCAGGCGCTGCGCCGCGTGATCACCGACCCCGCGCTGCAGCGCCGCCTGGCGCTGGCGGGGCGCGAACGCATCTGCGAGCGCTTCGATTCGCGCCGCACCACCGTCGCGCTGCGCGATCTGTTCGTCGCACAACTGCAGCGTGCGCAGCGTGAAGCCCCGGCGTTGCGAGCCCAGCGGGTGGCGCCGTGA
- a CDS encoding alginate lyase family protein — MSSVLDIVQAPAAVAGDALFLAPWRALDDAALLAHYRSERGVCFEPVVDPEEVRPERIAALMQGRFEFNGETHTLAEPIEWLVNPSADVEWHILLHKFYYAPGLAMAWQRSGDRAHVQRWAGLIDGWMRSVPPGFIAADVTGRRVQNWIYSLHGFVMHDRGGAAQVDAAFFRRLLRSLHEQVEFLCDHLTPKRNHRTLELLAIFLAGVVFPEFERAAHWREFALRETLVNLHADLLPDGVHCELSTDYHHLALRNWLQVRQLAAQNGVAVPGGMDAALQRALEFGMHVHQPHGGMPSFSDGDARGFGPLLLQGARLYGREGLFFVATQGAQGLMPARRNAHFGASGYHVLRSGWTREAQHLVFDCGPLGEGNHGHFDALSFELAAHGRALVVDPGRYTYSEAGETNWRVHFRSTAAHNTVCVDGRSQTRYEPKAIKEASRHAPGSVRHKIAGPAPDCTLIECIDGAQLDLLHGRCASHAYDAVHERCIVFVDRRYWIVADTLRAPGVHDYALKFQLGAAAQGHTRLADDGLLASPGLLVAQAVRADQRRELADSWVSALYGHKQAAPALVTQAQGAAADFDTVLLPFQGEAPTLKLDERPVLGDEGQVASALHIVLSIDGDEWHDGWFHARGVEANSWALGGLSFQGRWLHWRCSADGRIVRAVSHAGATLRGPAGSVRLLIEESA; from the coding sequence GTGAGCAGCGTGCTCGACATCGTGCAGGCGCCTGCGGCCGTGGCCGGCGATGCGCTCTTCCTCGCGCCCTGGCGCGCGCTGGACGATGCGGCGCTGCTTGCCCACTACCGCAGCGAGCGCGGCGTGTGCTTCGAGCCCGTGGTCGACCCCGAGGAAGTGCGCCCCGAGCGCATCGCCGCGCTGATGCAGGGCCGCTTCGAGTTCAACGGCGAGACGCACACGCTGGCCGAGCCGATCGAGTGGCTCGTCAATCCGAGTGCCGACGTCGAGTGGCACATCCTGCTGCACAAGTTCTACTACGCGCCGGGCCTGGCGATGGCCTGGCAGCGCAGCGGCGACAGGGCGCACGTGCAGCGCTGGGCCGGGCTGATCGACGGCTGGATGCGCAGCGTGCCGCCGGGCTTCATCGCCGCCGACGTCACGGGCCGGCGCGTGCAGAACTGGATCTACAGCCTGCACGGCTTCGTGATGCACGACCGCGGTGGGGCCGCGCAGGTCGACGCCGCGTTCTTCCGCCGCCTGCTGCGCTCGCTGCACGAGCAGGTCGAGTTTCTCTGCGACCACCTCACGCCCAAGCGCAACCACCGCACGCTGGAGCTGCTGGCGATCTTCCTCGCCGGCGTGGTGTTCCCGGAGTTCGAGCGCGCCGCGCACTGGCGCGAGTTCGCCCTGCGCGAGACGCTGGTCAACCTGCACGCCGACCTGCTGCCCGACGGCGTGCACTGCGAGCTGTCGACCGACTACCACCACCTGGCGCTGCGCAACTGGTTGCAGGTGCGCCAGCTCGCTGCGCAGAACGGCGTGGCCGTGCCGGGCGGCATGGATGCGGCGCTGCAGCGTGCGCTGGAGTTCGGCATGCACGTGCACCAGCCGCACGGGGGCATGCCCAGCTTCTCGGACGGCGACGCGCGGGGCTTCGGCCCGCTGCTGCTGCAGGGCGCGCGGCTGTACGGCCGCGAGGGCCTGTTCTTCGTCGCCACCCAGGGCGCGCAGGGCCTCATGCCGGCGCGGCGCAACGCCCACTTCGGCGCCAGCGGCTATCACGTGCTGCGCAGCGGATGGACACGCGAGGCGCAGCACCTGGTGTTTGACTGCGGCCCGCTGGGCGAGGGCAACCACGGCCACTTCGACGCGCTGTCCTTCGAGCTGGCGGCCCACGGGCGAGCGCTCGTCGTCGACCCTGGCCGCTACACCTACAGCGAGGCCGGCGAGACCAACTGGCGGGTGCACTTCCGCAGCACGGCGGCGCACAACACGGTGTGCGTCGACGGCCGTTCGCAGACGCGCTACGAGCCCAAGGCGATCAAGGAGGCCTCGCGCCACGCGCCCGGCTCGGTGCGCCACAAGATCGCCGGCCCGGCGCCCGACTGCACGCTGATCGAGTGCATCGACGGCGCGCAGCTCGACCTGCTGCACGGCCGCTGCGCCAGCCACGCCTACGACGCGGTGCACGAGCGCTGCATCGTCTTCGTCGACCGCCGCTACTGGATCGTCGCCGACACGCTGCGCGCACCCGGCGTCCACGACTACGCGCTCAAGTTCCAGCTCGGCGCCGCGGCGCAGGGGCACACGCGGCTCGCCGACGACGGGCTGCTGGCGAGCCCGGGCCTGCTGGTCGCGCAGGCGGTGCGCGCCGATCAGCGCCGAGAGCTCGCGGACTCGTGGGTCTCGGCGCTCTATGGCCACAAGCAGGCCGCTCCCGCGCTGGTCACGCAGGCGCAGGGCGCCGCGGCCGACTTCGACACGGTGCTGCTGCCGTTCCAGGGCGAAGCGCCGACGCTGAAGCTCGACGAGCGCCCGGTTCTGGGCGACGAGGGCCAGGTGGCGAGCGCGCTGCACATCGTGCTGTCGATCGACGGCGACGAATGGCACGACGGCTGGTTCCACGCCCGTGGCGTGGAGGCGAACTCATGGGCCCTCGGCGGGCTGAGTTTCCAGGGCCGCTGGCTGCACTGGCGCTGCTCGGCCGACGGCCGCATCGTGCGCGCCGTCTCGCACGCCGGCGCCACGCTGCGCGGCCCTGCGGGCTCGGTCCGGCTGCTCATCGAGGAGTCCGCGTGA
- a CDS encoding aminoglycoside phosphotransferase family protein yields MSSDGGLPDDPALPQLRSALDGSVMAAHFADVLRGHGAIVEACTVERVKYRPRRNCTLSYRLQLRDEASGRRHEQRVAARLCSADEIGPRHARADAAADWVPSPAGPAMSRLPRLDMLTWWWPNDPKLMAPAVLAEARSLREQWLPPVLSVLATDAAVLTGHELEVVQYVPEHRLTARVDLHWQLGGRTQSQAVYAKSSREPDGASAHAILRTLQSSAAWQAGRLNTPRALLWQPQAQLHWQQGVGGRALLDLPPAQAAALAPSLGAQLAALHGIPVALTRSITPDAMRTRLAEVQALLADALPQAQADLARAVRRLARGMHWVQGQPLATLHGDLHPRNVLADGRHLSLIDLDGLRRGPALLELGSWWADGIYRAVLEGDAPLRDAPAWQGLLAGYAQGGGTPPASSALAWSAAWNLLTQRAWRCVVNLKPGRFAIAPRLVALAAELADAALPEAA; encoded by the coding sequence GTGAGCTCCGACGGCGGCCTGCCCGACGACCCGGCGCTGCCGCAACTGCGCAGCGCGCTGGACGGGTCCGTGATGGCGGCGCACTTCGCCGACGTGCTGCGCGGACACGGGGCCATCGTCGAGGCCTGCACCGTCGAGCGAGTCAAGTACCGGCCGCGACGCAACTGCACGCTGTCGTACCGGCTGCAGCTGCGTGACGAGGCCAGTGGCCGCCGCCACGAGCAGCGCGTCGCCGCGCGGCTGTGCAGCGCCGACGAGATCGGCCCGCGCCACGCACGCGCCGACGCCGCGGCCGATTGGGTGCCCTCGCCAGCCGGCCCGGCGATGAGCCGCCTTCCCAGGCTGGACATGCTCACCTGGTGGTGGCCGAACGACCCCAAGCTGATGGCGCCGGCCGTGCTGGCCGAAGCGCGCAGCCTGCGCGAGCAGTGGCTGCCGCCGGTGCTGTCGGTGCTCGCCACCGACGCGGCGGTGCTGACAGGCCACGAGCTCGAGGTGGTGCAGTACGTGCCCGAGCACCGCCTCACCGCACGCGTCGACCTGCACTGGCAGCTGGGCGGGCGGACGCAGTCGCAGGCCGTCTATGCCAAGTCCAGCCGCGAGCCGGACGGCGCCAGCGCCCATGCCATCCTGCGCACGCTGCAGTCGTCGGCGGCGTGGCAGGCCGGCCGGCTGAACACGCCACGCGCGCTGCTCTGGCAGCCGCAGGCGCAGCTGCACTGGCAGCAGGGCGTGGGCGGCCGGGCGCTGCTCGACCTGCCGCCCGCACAAGCCGCGGCGCTCGCGCCGTCGCTCGGCGCGCAGCTCGCCGCGCTGCATGGCATCCCGGTGGCACTGACCCGCTCGATCACCCCCGATGCGATGCGCACCCGGCTGGCCGAGGTGCAGGCCCTGCTCGCCGACGCGCTGCCGCAGGCGCAGGCCGACCTGGCGCGCGCCGTGCGCCGCCTGGCGCGGGGCATGCACTGGGTGCAGGGCCAGCCGCTGGCCACGCTGCACGGCGACCTGCATCCGCGCAACGTGCTGGCCGATGGCCGCCATCTGTCGCTGATCGACCTCGATGGCCTGCGCCGCGGCCCGGCGCTGCTCGAACTGGGCAGCTGGTGGGCCGACGGCATCTACCGCGCCGTGCTCGAAGGCGACGCACCGCTGCGTGATGCGCCCGCCTGGCAGGGGCTGCTGGCCGGTTATGCGCAGGGCGGCGGTACGCCGCCGGCCTCGTCCGCGCTGGCCTGGTCGGCGGCGTGGAACCTGCTCACGCAGCGTGCCTGGCGTTGCGTGGTGAACCTCAAGCCCGGGCGCTTCGCGATCGCGCCGCGCCTGGTCGCGCTGGCCGCCGAGCTGGCCGACGCTGCGTTGCCGGAGGCCGCATGA
- a CDS encoding phosphotransferase family protein, with amino-acid sequence MSEASPGIDTCLDPVAMRDLLQAWLPGGHAIAQVRIGKVRRSASRHRHPNPLTLVYETELHTGGSRRYYAKVYRQGASLQALHGSAALPVPPLDMLLWAWPADPALPQLPELLDGRRALAWLDTSNADAPAAEVELLGYEPEQRATLRYTLGDRVVYAKTFSDDRGARIHERFEHFWSLAQQDGDAPRVAQPLGWQARTRSVWQGRAPGEPLVQVLGSVLPRRLPVRLARAMAVLHAQSLPTDAVHDQAHWLREVRRRGQKISRALPALGGRVAALADAIERAAFTLPLPVSGLIHGDFHAGQVGVQMDDAQRIVFHDFDEFALGDPMEDLAAFVTRLPADRAPAEVGALVIAAYAQEAPERFGRRRLQWHLAVQMLLQASRAFVFQIDGWRDELERRLARAEALCAPGFQETQS; translated from the coding sequence ATGAGCGAAGCCTCGCCGGGCATCGACACCTGCCTCGACCCCGTCGCCATGCGCGACCTGCTGCAGGCCTGGCTGCCGGGCGGCCACGCCATTGCGCAGGTGCGCATCGGCAAGGTGCGCCGCAGCGCCTCGCGGCACCGCCACCCGAACCCGCTGACGCTGGTCTACGAGACCGAGCTGCACACCGGCGGCTCGCGCCGCTACTACGCCAAGGTCTACCGCCAGGGCGCCAGCCTGCAGGCCCTGCACGGCAGCGCCGCGCTGCCGGTGCCGCCGCTGGACATGCTGCTGTGGGCCTGGCCGGCCGACCCGGCGCTGCCGCAATTGCCGGAGCTGCTCGACGGCCGCCGTGCGCTCGCCTGGCTCGACACCTCGAACGCCGATGCGCCGGCGGCCGAGGTCGAGCTGCTCGGCTACGAGCCCGAGCAGCGCGCCACGCTGCGCTACACGCTGGGCGATCGGGTGGTCTACGCCAAGACCTTCAGCGACGACCGCGGCGCGCGCATCCACGAGCGCTTCGAGCACTTCTGGTCGCTGGCGCAGCAGGATGGCGACGCGCCGAGGGTGGCGCAGCCACTGGGCTGGCAGGCCCGCACGCGCAGCGTCTGGCAGGGCCGCGCGCCGGGCGAGCCGCTCGTGCAGGTGCTCGGCAGCGTGCTCCCGCGCCGCCTGCCGGTGCGGCTGGCGCGGGCCATGGCGGTGCTGCATGCGCAGTCGCTGCCGACCGACGCGGTGCACGACCAGGCGCACTGGCTGCGCGAGGTGCGCCGCCGCGGGCAGAAGATCTCGCGGGCGCTGCCGGCGCTGGGCGGGCGCGTCGCGGCACTCGCCGACGCGATCGAGCGTGCCGCCTTCACGCTGCCGCTGCCGGTGAGCGGGCTGATCCACGGCGACTTCCACGCCGGGCAGGTGGGTGTGCAGATGGACGACGCACAGCGCATCGTCTTCCACGATTTCGACGAGTTCGCCCTGGGCGACCCGATGGAAGACCTCGCCGCCTTCGTCACGCGGCTGCCCGCCGACCGCGCGCCGGCCGAGGTCGGTGCGCTGGTCATCGCCGCCTACGCGCAGGAGGCGCCGGAGCGTTTCGGTCGCCGCCGGCTGCAGTGGCACCTGGCCGTGCAGATGCTGCTGCAGGCCAGCCGTGCCTTCGTGTTCCAGATCGACGGCTGGCGCGACGAACTCGAGCGTCGCCTCGCCCGTGCCGAGGCGCTGTGTGCGCCCGGCTTCCAGGAGACCCAATCATGA
- a CDS encoding ABC transporter ATP-binding protein, with protein sequence MSSPARPGSRLRALVRECLAEQRLAIVLATLALAGVVLADVLAPWPLKIIFDHILLARPLPATLAWLQPLLALGTWPALLASAGAIAAIALVAGALSYLQLYTSAKLGHRITWRLRVELFAQLQRLSLAFHRDSRSGELITKVAGDTNLLRDMFSDWALTLGRHALTLVAMLAVMFMLNWQLALVVATTLPPLLGVIFWLNRRVKATVREQRRHEGRMTSRLNEVLSSIALVQAFGRQGFEEDRFRSEIEANYDSGMRSTRSAGAIVKAIAVVSAAGTALTVLLGAREVLAGRLTPGELLVFVTYVTSLYKPVRDLGRLATKFSRAGVSAQRVAEILDLEPDIADAPDALELARPSGEIVFENVSFGYAGSRPVIESLSLRIAAGERVALVGASGAGKSTLVNLLLRLYEPSAGRILIDGIDIRRYTRASLRREIGIVLQDNMLFGVSVRENIAYGRPDAPLEAIEAAARAARAHEFIVDLPQGYDTELGERGATLSGGQRQRLCLARALVKEPAILAMDEPTASIDPVSAQLIHEAVARVHRGRTLIVIAHDLADMAAYDRVLVLKGGRVVEQGTHEALLRERGAYLALVERRHA encoded by the coding sequence ATGAGTTCCCCTGCCCGCCCCGGCTCGCGGCTGCGCGCCCTGGTGCGCGAGTGCCTGGCCGAGCAGCGCCTGGCCATCGTGCTGGCCACGCTGGCCCTGGCCGGCGTCGTGCTGGCCGACGTGCTGGCGCCCTGGCCGCTGAAGATCATCTTCGACCACATCCTGCTCGCCCGGCCGCTGCCGGCCACGCTGGCCTGGCTGCAGCCGCTGCTCGCGCTGGGCACCTGGCCGGCGCTGTTGGCCTCGGCCGGCGCCATCGCCGCGATCGCGCTGGTGGCCGGTGCGCTGTCGTACCTGCAGCTGTACACGAGCGCGAAGCTGGGCCACCGCATCACCTGGCGGCTGCGCGTCGAGCTGTTCGCGCAGCTGCAGCGCCTGTCGCTGGCCTTCCACCGCGACAGCCGCAGCGGCGAGCTCATCACCAAGGTGGCGGGCGACACCAACCTGCTGCGCGACATGTTCTCCGACTGGGCGCTCACGCTCGGCCGCCACGCGCTCACGCTGGTGGCGATGCTGGCGGTGATGTTCATGCTGAACTGGCAGCTCGCTCTGGTGGTGGCCACCACGCTGCCTCCGCTGCTGGGCGTGATCTTCTGGCTCAACCGGCGCGTCAAGGCCACCGTGCGCGAGCAGCGCCGCCACGAGGGCCGCATGACGTCGAGGCTCAACGAGGTGCTCAGCTCGATCGCGCTGGTGCAGGCCTTCGGCCGCCAGGGCTTCGAGGAGGACCGCTTCCGCAGCGAGATCGAGGCCAACTACGACAGCGGCATGCGCAGCACGCGCAGCGCTGGCGCCATCGTCAAGGCGATCGCCGTGGTCAGCGCCGCGGGCACCGCGCTGACCGTGCTGCTCGGGGCGCGCGAGGTGCTCGCCGGGCGGCTCACGCCGGGTGAGCTGCTGGTGTTCGTGACCTACGTGACCAGCCTGTACAAGCCGGTGCGCGACCTCGGCCGCCTGGCCACGAAGTTCTCGCGCGCCGGCGTCAGCGCACAGCGCGTGGCCGAGATCCTCGACCTCGAGCCCGACATCGCCGACGCGCCCGACGCGCTGGAGCTCGCGCGCCCGTCCGGCGAGATCGTGTTCGAGAACGTCAGCTTCGGCTACGCCGGCAGCCGGCCGGTGATCGAGAGCCTGAGCCTGCGCATCGCGGCAGGCGAGCGCGTCGCGCTGGTGGGCGCCTCGGGGGCAGGCAAGTCCACGCTGGTGAACCTGCTGCTGCGCCTGTACGAGCCCAGCGCGGGCCGCATCCTGATCGACGGCATCGACATCCGCCGCTACACCCGTGCCAGCCTGCGCCGCGAGATCGGCATCGTGCTGCAGGACAACATGCTGTTCGGCGTGTCGGTGCGCGAGAACATCGCCTACGGCCGCCCCGACGCGCCGCTCGAAGCCATCGAGGCGGCGGCCCGCGCCGCACGGGCGCACGAGTTCATCGTCGACCTGCCGCAGGGCTACGACACCGAACTCGGCGAGCGCGGCGCCACGCTGTCCGGCGGCCAGCGCCAGCGCCTGTGCCTGGCCCGCGCGCTGGTCAAGGAGCCGGCCATCCTGGCGATGGACGAGCCCACCGCGTCGATCGATCCGGTCTCGGCGCAGCTGATCCACGAGGCGGTGGCGCGGGTGCACCGCGGCCGCACGCTGATCGTCATCGCCCACGACCTGGCCGACATGGCCGCCTACGACCGCGTGCTCGTGCTCAAGGGCGGCCGCGTCGTCGAGCAGGGCACGCACGAAGCGCTGCTGCGCGAGCGTGGCGCCTACCTGGCCCTGGTGGAGCGCCGCCATGCGTGA
- a CDS encoding glycosyltransferase family protein, producing the protein MRDSNLPTLLFYCQHSLGIGHLTRSFALAQALSQHFRVVFLNGGRLPPGVPVPAAIERIDLPPLGMDDGHTVVSRDGKLDVARAQAERRRLIDDAVRRTRPAVLLVELFPFGRKKFAGEILPMIRAARQRSGGAALVACSLRDILVDARPDQQHHDDRARWLTDRYFDAVVVHSDAAFARLQDSFHPARPMRTPVFHSGYVIPARERAATVPRGEHLLVSAGGGIVGDTLFRTALAARELLARPLPLRIVAGPFLPEPQWLALQAQVAGVPGVELVRHVPDMVAEMRRARASISQCGYNTALDLVVAGVPALVVPYETVTENEQRGRAEKLAGLGAMLCLPAGELQPQPLARAIERLLAFTPQPAALALDGAQRSAAWLAERLQSRHTAQEAACATN; encoded by the coding sequence ATGCGTGACTCGAACCTGCCGACCCTGCTGTTCTACTGCCAGCATTCGCTGGGCATCGGCCACCTGACACGCAGCTTCGCGCTGGCGCAGGCGCTGTCGCAGCACTTTCGCGTCGTCTTCCTCAACGGCGGGCGTCTGCCGCCGGGCGTGCCGGTGCCGGCGGCCATCGAGCGCATCGACCTGCCGCCGCTGGGCATGGACGACGGCCACACCGTGGTCAGCCGCGACGGCAAGCTCGACGTGGCGCGGGCGCAGGCCGAGCGGCGCCGGCTCATCGACGATGCGGTTCGCCGCACACGGCCGGCAGTGCTGCTGGTCGAGCTGTTCCCCTTCGGCCGCAAGAAATTCGCCGGCGAGATCCTGCCGATGATCCGCGCTGCGCGGCAGCGCAGCGGCGGCGCCGCGCTGGTGGCCTGCAGCCTGCGCGACATCCTCGTCGATGCGCGGCCCGACCAGCAGCACCACGACGACCGCGCGCGCTGGCTGACCGATCGCTACTTCGACGCCGTCGTCGTGCATTCGGACGCGGCCTTCGCACGGCTGCAGGACAGCTTCCATCCGGCGCGGCCGATGCGCACGCCGGTGTTCCACAGCGGCTACGTGATCCCGGCGCGCGAACGTGCGGCGACCGTGCCGCGCGGCGAGCACCTGCTGGTCTCGGCCGGCGGCGGCATCGTCGGCGACACGCTGTTCCGAACCGCGCTGGCCGCGCGAGAGTTGCTGGCGCGGCCGCTGCCGCTGCGCATCGTCGCCGGGCCCTTCCTGCCCGAGCCGCAATGGCTGGCGCTGCAGGCCCAGGTGGCCGGCGTGCCCGGCGTGGAGCTGGTGCGGCATGTGCCCGACATGGTCGCCGAGATGCGCCGCGCCCGCGCCTCGATCAGCCAGTGCGGCTACAACACCGCGCTCGATCTCGTGGTGGCCGGTGTGCCGGCGCTGGTCGTGCCCTACGAAACCGTCACCGAGAACGAGCAGCGCGGCCGCGCCGAGAAGCTCGCCGGGCTCGGCGCGATGCTGTGCCTGCCGGCGGGCGAGTTGCAGCCGCAGCCCCTGGCCCGTGCGATCGAGCGGCTGCTCGCCTTCACGCCGCAGCCGGCCGCGCTCGCCCTGGACGGCGCGCAGCGCAGCGCCGCCTGGCTGGCCGAACGCCTGCAGTCGCGGCACACCGCCCAGGAGGCCGCATGCGCGACGAACTGA